TTCTGGATGATGTGTGGCAGTCCAATGTATGGACGGATTTGCTAAGAACTCCATTACATGCAACAACTGCCGGGGTAATATTGGTCACCACACGAGATGATCAAATTGCAATGAGAATAGGTGTAGAGGATATCCATCGAGTTGATCTCATGTCAGTAGAGGTGGGATGGGAGCTACTTTGGAAGAGTATGAACATCGATGACGAGAAAGAAGTGCAGCATTTAAGAAACATAGGGAATGAGATCGTTCGTAAATGCGGTCGCCTCCCTCTTGCTATCAAGGTTAATGCTAGTGCTTTGACTTGCAGAGATCTCACAGAGAATGAGTGGAAAAGGTTTTTGGGCAAATACTCCCAGAGCATTCTCTCTGATGAAACAGAAGCAGCTCTGTATCTAAGCTACGATGAATTACCACATCATCTGAAGCAGTGTTTCCTTTATTGTGCTTTGTACACTGAAGATTCTATCATTGAACTTCGTATTGTTACTAAGTTATGGATTGCTGAAGGCTTTGTCGTGGAGCAACAAGGCCAAGTACTAGAAGACATAGCAGAAGAGTACTACTATGAGCTAATCCATCGGAATCTGCTCCAACCCTGTGACACATGTTATAACCAGGCTCAATGCACAATGCATGATCTCCTAAGACATCTTGCTTGTAATATATCAAGAGAAGAATGTTTTATTGGTGACGTTGAGACATTAAGTGGTGCAAGTATGTCAAAACTGCGACGTGTTACTGCCGTCACTAAAAAGGAAATGTTAGTGTTACCTAGCATGGATAAGGTGGAAGTGAAGGTGAGGACTTTCCTAACTGTTCGTGGTCCATGGAGACTTGAGGATACATTGTTCAAgagatttcttcttcttcgtgttCTGGTTTTGAACTACTCACTTGTACAGAGCATTCCAGATTATATAGGAAAACTGATACATCTACGGTTACTTAATCTAGATTATACTGCTATATCTTGTGTTCCCAAATCTATTGGTTTCCTAAAGAACCTTCAAGTATTGAGTTTGAGATTCTGTAAGGATCTGCACAGTCTTCCTTTGACGATGACCCAACTCTGCAATTTAAGATCCCTCTGGCTTCTTCGTACAGCAATAAGTAAGGTTCCAAAAGGAATAGGAAAACTGATGTTCCTGAATGAAATAGTAGCATTTCCTGTTGGTGGTGGAAGTGATAATGCTGATGTACAGGATGGATGGAAGTTGGACGAGTTGTCTTCTGTATCGCAGATTAGGTATCTTCATCTGGTTAAATTGGAAAGAGCTGCTCATTGTAGTCCCAATACAGTGCTGACGGACAAAAAACATCTAAAGAGTCTAATCCTAGAGTGGACTGAACTTGGAGAGGGATCATATTCAGAAAACGATGTTAGCAATACTGAGAATGTCCTTGAACAGCTAAGGCCTCCAGGCAACCTGGAAAACTTATGGATTCATGGATTCTTTGGTCGGCGCTATCCCACCTGGTTTGGTACCACCTGTTTGTCTTCACTGATGCACTTGGATCTCGAAGATCTACGATCATGTGTGGATCTTCCACCGCTTGGGCGGCTACCCAACTTGAAATTTCTGAGAATTGAGGGATTATATGCAGTTACCAAGGTTGGACCTGAATTTGTTGGTTGCAGGAAGGGTGATTCCGCATGCAATGAGTTTGTTGCTTTCCCTAAACTTGAATGTTTGGTCATCGCGGATATGCCCAACTGGGAGGACTGGTCTTTTTTGGGGGAAGACGAATCTGCTGATGCGGAAAGGGGAGAGGATGGAGCTGCTGAGATTTGTAAAGAGGATGCCCAATCTGCAAGGTTGCAACTGCTGCCTCGTTTGGTGAAGTTGCAACTATTTTATTGCCCAAAGCTGAGTGCTCTGCCGCGACAGCTTGGAGAGGACACCGCCAGTTTGAGGCAGCTCACATTAATTGGAGCAAACAACTTGAAGGCCGTGGAGGACTTCCCACTGCTCTCTGAGTTTCTTTGTATTGAGGACTGTGAAGGCCTGGAGAGGGTCTCCAACCTCCCTCTCGTGTCAGAACTGTATGTCCTTGGCTGTCGAAACTTACGCTTTGTAGATGGTTTGGGCAGTCTGCAGCGGCTGGGGCTGGCCGAGGACATGCAAGAGGTCTCCTCCCGCTGGTTACCCGAGCTTCAAAACCAGCACCAACAACTGCATGATGGCGAAGACCTGGATGTCTTCACGTACACTTTTGGAGGACAATAACAGTTGGATGGCAACGGAAGCACAAGGTATGAACAGCACGTGCATATATATTGGTTGGAAATTTTAATTTGTGTCTTCATTCTCTCTCTGAACCATAATTCTAAATTAACATTAACGACGCAGCTCATCGCTTGGACGGGCAAAGCATGAGGCATACTGATCACTTGGACTGGCAAGTCGAGAGAGCACGTCATTGTTGAAGATGTGAGCGATCGAGCTGGGTGAAGAAAGTGCCCTGTTTTTCTCCAGGCTGCTGCCCTGGAAATGTATCgaatttttctttctgaacCTAATTTGCTGTACTGAACCTCTGTGGCGTGGTTTCTTTCTTGGAATGTAACCGACGAATTTCGTTTCGGTTTCTTTCTGAACTGTGATTCTGTGACCAGGGGACGGTTGCTGTATTGAACCCGTGAATCTTGATCTCTGAATTGAACCGACGAATTTCAGTTTGTTTTCTAGATATCTCTGAACTTTTGGTGTAGATCTCTTAACGCTGAATTGGTGGTTTTCCGCTGTTGTACTCATGTACTGACATTTTGTTCACGTATTATGCTCATTGTGTAACTAACTATTCGTCCGATACatttaattgttgtcgaaatattgcaggtatctagacactttctaagcatagatacatccatatttgagacaattaatatgggttGGAGGGAGTTAGTATACATTTTGTAACGAAGTTCTGTTTCATTTTTTACATTTTGTATATATAATCTGTGTTGCAGTCGTGTTATGGGCTCTCTCGAGAGCAGGCTTCACTCTGGTCTCCACAGAGAATTAAGGGCAGGGCGAACGAACTCAGGATGCCGATGCAATTGGGCCGGTTATGGGCCAAAGCAATTCTGCCCATATACGGTTACCCGGACCAATGTTTAAGGGCCCAGTGCCCCCTGCCCCGACCCCTCCGTGTAAATGCGTAAAAAACCTAGCCACCCGCCGCCGAGCGCCCCGTCCccctcgctcgtcttcctcgactGACTCGAGTAAagcaagcgccgccgccgccggttgatctcccctCCGTCTCTCTCGCTCCCaacctcccatcaccccacaaACCGATTTttctccccgtttcatctccttgaTCCCCCCCAAATTCGTAACCACGGCAAAAAATCATACCTTGCCCTGCTGGTTCCTCCGCCGGCcgctgcgtgcgtgcgtgtgtgtgccgaccgaggctgaggcggcgccATGAGGTTGGAGAAGTGCTGGTTCTGCTCCTCCACCGTCTACCCGGGCCACGGCATCCAGTTCGTCCGCAACGACGCCAAGGTATCATCTATCAATACCCGATTCCTCGTTCCTGTCGAGAGCCTCGCGCCCTTGCCTCGTCCGACCCCATTGGCCCTCCTATTCCTATGTTGCTAATTTGCTATGGTGCTAGTCCCGCTCGTGTTAAGATCCTTGTTGCAAACTGGCCAGTGCCCAAGCatgtcctttttctttctagaTTTTTTAATGCTTGATCCTTGTTATTATTACCTTGTTTCTGCTTTTCTAGCTGATGCAATTGCCGGTCATAGAGAATCTAACACGGGGAAAAGCACACCTTATGGAAAAACTGAGAGGGGAAAATAAATTCTTATGTCAAATTGACATCACGGCTTGTCTAAACCACTTGTAATCACGTAACTGCAAGGGGGTTTGAATGGTTTATCAGCACAGGGTCATAGCTCCAGCACCCCCAGTTGGAAGTAATTTATCTAGCAGCACTCAGTTCTGATTGTATTTGCATTTTGTTGGGGACATCTGACCTGTTACCGGATGCCACATCTGCATCAGTCAGTTCTGTGACTTCCGTCtatattttttaaatgttGGTGACATCTGACCTTTTAACGGTTGTTATACATCTGCTTGTTAGTAGTTCCCCTAAAAAATCATCTGCTTGTTAGGTTTTCCTTACCTCTGAAGTAATTTCTCTGGCCTCAGTCAGTTTTGTTTGTATTTATCTTCTATATTTCATTATTTTGTCAGCATCATCTGACCTGTAACTGAATTTCTTTATCTGCTTCTTAGGTCTTTCGCTTTTGCCGATCAAAATGCCACAAGAATTTCAAGATGAAGAGGAATCCTCGCAAGGTTAAATGGACGAAAGCATACAGGCGCTTACGTGGCAAGGACATGACACAGGTAATGATTGTGCTTGTTTATCTTCTATGTCCTGAGTTGTGAGTAGACAGTGCTGTATCGGCCGCAATCGAATGATTTGTTTGAATCAACCAGGATTCCACGTTTGAGTtcgagaggaagaggaacagACCAGAACGCTACGACCGCAATGTCACTGAACAGACTCTCAAGGCTATCCCGCTTATTACAAAGATTAGACATGAACGGCAGAAGACGCATATTACGGATAGGTTGGTGCCTGTAAACCGATTCATCATCTACTTTTTAAACGATTTCCTTGTCTAATATGAACTGAGCTGTGTGACAGGCAGAAACAGGGTAAGAGCAAGCAACGGCAGAAGGATGCTAAGGAGGTGGAGCAGGATATTGGTATGCTTCCCAAGAAGCTTCAAGAAACAAAGCTCAAGGTCGAAGTTTCTCAGCAGCAGACCGAAGACAATCTTATGGAGGAGTAAGGCAGAACCGTTTTGCCTGTGTGTTCATGTGGTCCTTTCCCTGCAGCACTTTGTGTTTCGTCAGACTTATCATGTAAAATCTGCTTTCAGACAGAGTGCAAGCAAAGTTTCGCATGCTATATAATCATGTAGACGATGGTCGAAGTTGTTTTCTTATTGTTGTGATCGTGAAATTAACTTAGTCACTGTTGAGGTGTATCAGCTAGTGTTGGTAAAAAAATATCCCAGCTTTGTCTGGAAGTTGTGTAGAATCTTTGTTTGCTGTCTCGGTGTCAAAATTCTATGGTTGTTATAAGTTTCAAGGTCTGTGCTGCGACAGTTACCTCTGCAGGTGCAAGAATAAACTCTCGAAGTCGTCCCATGGAATTAACACTTTCTGTGTTTCCTATATCTAAGATGCTTTCGATCTTTTTTACGGCCAGGTATCTTTGAACTCTGAAACTATTCTGTAGTTTGTTCAGGGTGTCGAATGCTGTAGCTGATATTCAGTATTCAGATTAGGCATGATCCACATCTCCTAGCTGCTCCACCTTTCATTAATCTGTGTTGATGGTTCCACTTTTCATTGAGTGTCCTCAATCtgtgttgattttttttttttgagcgaaccTCAATCTGTGTTGATGGTTCTACTTTTGCGGTTTTGCCTGTACTTTTAGTTGCGAGCCGGGCCAGGCCCGTTGGCCACCTATAGTTTGGCCCATCCCGGTGCCGACTGCCGAGCGCCCAAGCCCAgcccccctcgctccgtcgctcatcttcctcgtcgcgcgagcgccgccacccctccctccccatcccgctgccgggCGCCGCAGACCCCTgcctcgtcttcttccaccgtagtccccttcgattctctcgctcccgacctcccatcaccccacgaaccctttagctccccgtcataatcttccccaattcgtaactcaAGGTAGGGGTTGCTGTAGCTCATATATCCTCCGCCCGTGCTGTAGCTCATTGATCCGTCCCTGAGCTGCTTGCCTAGCCCGAGAGCTGTGTGACAGGAGATGGCGGCGTTCCTGAGGTCCAAGTGTTCGTCAGGTATACCATTTCCCCCCACTCTCGACCTTCTCCAGCCTGAACACTGATCAATCCAGATTCTGTGTTTGCTTGATACTAAGAGATAACCAAGTGTTGTGTGCCCTATACGAGCTTGGTCAGGTTCTGGTTTTAGTGCTGGTTATGATCTAACCCTCTCACTTATATGCTTGCGGAAATATAACAGCTTGTTCCGAAATATGCGTTTGATTCAACCCATGTAAGAAGATGATAACTTGGGAGCCCGTATCTAGTTGAGTCTTATGCTGCCTGCTTGTACTCCTTTCGAATATGCCTTGTTCTTGATTTATTGGCTTACTTTGCTGCAATGCAATGTGATTCTTAGCTAATTTGTTTAATGTAAATGCTCATTGATCTATGCAGTTGGGCGTACCCTGATGGGAAGCCTTGGAAACAATCTGTATGAGGGTGTTAACTCGTCTGTTGAATCAGTGACAAGGCCAGCTCATTGTGATGCTATCAGCCAGGTATTACTTCTTTGTTCAAGCAGAAATGTTTCGTCGGCCTTAACACATCCTCAAAACGTGAGCAACTTCCGAAATGAAATTCATTAGTCAGAAAATCAACACTACTGTTGTAAGACATTTGGTATCTTGTAATGTGTTAGTGACTTAAAAGTGCACATCATTCGTATCCTCAATGATATACGTGGCTCAGAACTTCATGCTTCAGGCCTTCCTTTCGCAAGTCATTCTTTTAGGTACACTTCAGTTTTTAGAACCAGCATAGGGCCAGAGATTCAGTGTTCTAAATTACTTaattgaaaaaggaaaaaaagaaatctggGCGACCTTCTATATGGTTCAAAAGTTAGTTCGGGGTTATTACTAGAGTATGTAGCTCTTGTAGTGTTTCTGCTCTAAGCATGTATGTTTCCATGAAGTGAAGCTGCAACATGTTACATGTGTTCTTATTCTGGTTTCAGCAAATCAGAACATTCATCCAGATGAGAACCAACCTCAAGGTGGTAGACAACTCTGGAGCCAAGCGGGTTATGTGCATACAGTCCTTGAGGGGGAAGAAAGGAGCGAGACTTGGGGACATGATAATTGGTTCTGTGAAGGAAGCACAACCTCGTGGCAAGGTCAAGAAAGGTGAAGTGGTCTATGGGGTTGTTGTCCGTGCTGCCATGAAGAAAGGACGCAATGACGGCAGTGAGATCCAGTTCGATGACAATGCCATAGTCCTGGTGAACAACAAAGGTGAGCTGATCGGCACTCGTGTCTTTGGTCCTGTTCCCCATGAGcttaggaagaagaagcatctGAAGATCTTGGCGTTGGCTGAGCACATAGTTTGAGTCCTTGCCTGCTTAGTCATATCGCTGTCAGTTCCTTGGAGTCGGGATGTTTTGGTTGCCTCTTGTTGTTAGTGTATTCTGCCTTTTATTTTCATCATTCTGTGCACAAGAACGTACTCTAAATTTTTCTGTTCACAAATGTTCAGTTCGTACGTTTACATGGTTTCCTATGATTTCAATCCTGTGACTTGCAGACGATGTACTCCCATTTTGACCACCGTGttattgaaaaagaaaagaaaacgctTCCATTTTCACCACTCTTGACCTTgcttccaatttttttttcctattttgaattcaaatttggcaggaattatttttctttattgTAATTTGTACACCTTAAAAGAACCGAATCTGCATGGGCCTGAAGATCTCACAGAGTTTTTTCCAACTTTGGCTCGTCAGGGTATGGCTTTTTCCTCCTATAACCAAGGAGAACCGATGGAGACGAAGCACACTGGTGGTAATCTCAACCTTGTTTCTCTCCTCACCCATGGATTCCATGCAAAGAGCCTAAAGCCATTTGCCAgtctaggaaaaaaaatccggTGATCGATGGAGGTGGAGGTGTCGTCGCCTCGCGCGCGGCGGTTGAGGTCGGTGGGCCGGAGCAGCAACATcgagagcggcggcgtcggcggcgggagccCGGGGAGCTCAAGGGCCGGCACCGAGTACACGAGCCTTCGTGACATGCtcgcggagggcggcggcggggcaggcgAGCACCACCACGGGCATGGCagccacggcggcagcggaggaggccgggCGGGGAGCTGCTGGCGCGACTACGAGGCGTTTGACGCGTCCAACATCGGCATCCGGAACCAGCTCTTGAAGCATGCGGCGTCAGCGTACCTGCAgtcggcggtggtggtggcggcggcggggccaggcggcggcggcggcgcaagcgAAGGCGGATGGGGGATCTGCTGCCTCGACCGTCTCCTCTGGCAATATATCggatgcggcggaggaggccgccggggACGTGGAAGGGTGTTGATGCGGGCATGCTCGTTGCAGGGCTGTGTCCACGACTCTACTGAGCTCTGTGCCGCCTTCGTCGCTCGTGTCGCCGCCTTCTTCACAAGAATGTGgacctagttttttttttttttgagagcaaAATGTGGACCTAGatcttgtttgatttgttgttGCCATTGTCACTGTTGTTGTTAGATCTTGTTGGATGCAAACGTGGTCAAGGATTTTGTTTAGCCAGTGTATCCATCTAGCATGTATGCATTCTTGTTAAATTATGTCCTTGGAACATGTCATAGAGCTAGCGTCTACAGTAGGCATGAAAGAGAATGCTCAACATTGTGGAAAGGACTTTCATGTTTCCGTTTTATCGGTAATTTTGGGAAGGAATAAGATAATAAAATGCCATATAGAGTCAGCGTTTCATACTCACCTCACCATCGAGACACAGATCTGTAATGCCATTGATTCGTACTGTTCTACAAACctagaaaaataatactccattgtctcaaatttgcttaaatatggatgtatgtatacgtaaaaagtgtctagataaatgtaatatttcgacgattACATAAGACGGGGGTAATAATGTAGGCATCTCGCTTTCATCGAGCTCTCTACAAATGATTGTAATCACATTATCTTGAACTAGTAACAAAACTTCCCGCTACTCGCAaaagacaagaaaaagaaatgcttCGACTCAATTGGAATGGGAAACAGAAAAATGGGCACAAGATGGTTGCACCACGGGAGAAACGAAAAAGATTTTGTACCTCTTGATTTGCTTGTCATCAGGCAAGACTATGGTacatttctaaaaaaaagtaacacTACACAGAAAAACAACGCTTAACCTTGTGGAACAATTTTATTGTCAGGAAATGAAGCAAAATCGCCCCATGATATTACGTAATCCCTCCGATTCCAAATTATTGTcgaatttgaactaaaacaacgacaataatttatCATCTGAGAAAGTATAGAACTTCGATAAAAAATTGTCGTcgaatttgaactaaaacaacaacaataatttaggatccgAATTCTCAGGTGCTCTCTCTGCCGGCCACCTCTCACCTGCTGGGGCCCGCTCTAGGCCTGGACAAAAATATCGAAGTTTGATAATCTTATTGAACGCTCACTAACTCGGTTTGTTAAGGATTCGGTTCGTTAACTAAAGAACCAAACGGGACTTCCTTTTCAGATCGTTAAGtttaacgatcttaacgagcGAGCTCGGCGGGtgctcgttaagctcgttagcgAGCTCGTCTCGTACGTCACTTGTGAATGGCTACTAGAACTTATTTTGCTGTTGGAATTGTgttgttatttctcttttaTTGTGTTATTTCCAATCTTTATAGCGTTGTTTAACTTTTGatgtattttgtttgctgtCAAAATTTATCCCAAGCAAATAGGTAATGTCCAAAAATTTAGATCAACATGCTATCTATTTATCTTAACGAGTTTTTAACGAacttaacgagcgctcgcaagctcttaacgaaccgagccgaacAATGGTCTTAAATCGTTAATGATAACGATTTTAACGAACGGAATTCTTAGCAAACCGAGCGTGCTGGTCAGCCAGCCCTAGCCTCTCACTCGCCGACCTCATCACAATCCCTCCCGATTATATATACTCCCGATGTCCCCTTGTGACGCTCTCTGGgccgaaaaaaaagaagataacgAGCGTGGAGCGGGCCTCGAAAAGAAAAGCCCAATAACAAACAGTGGCCGCTCCCCTCCCACGgaccgccgccccgccccgtGCGCCGGATCTCCTGTCGCGGAGCCCGTCCACCGCCTTctgtcgccgccgctgggATCTcctgctgcgccgccgctgacgACAGGGTGAACCCCCTCCCCCCGCCCCGCCGATAAGGTAATCGCAGTATGACTTGGCTGAAAATCTTCCTTTCTAAGTTCCATCGTGCAACAGCAATCCTAGGTCTGAAAATCTTGGTCCAATTGGCTTTTACCCAGAGGCGATGGATGACTTCTCTTTCAAGGATGCCAACAACCTGAGATCCCTTCTTCTGCGGGAGGAAAGCCTCGTCGAGAAGAAGCGGCGGTCTGCCCCTGTGCTTGCTCTCTTCTCCTATGTGCTTGCTTGCCCTCTCACTACCACTGCCTCACATACATACTTGTGTCCGTCTATCTATGCATGCAGATGGCTGGCCTCATTGGGTTCCGAATTAGATGTCTTCCACAGACCTAAGAAACCAAAGTTTCTCCAAGATGTGTGAGTattcatccatccatctctgCCAACTCGCTCTTTTAAGCCTGAGCATGGGGTTGGGGCCTGTGGTTTTGTATGATGTAAATGCGCAAACTAACAGCTTTTAATTGTTCTGTTTCTACTCTGTAAGGTTGCTTTAGCCATTGATGTTCTGCTAACCCTCTATAAATTCTCTGTTCTACAGCTACCTGGCTGAATCGGATGTCAGGGCTGATGAAGTAAGTTGTTTCTACTTTCGCAACATCTATACTTTACAGTTTTCAGTTTCGACATGTATTCCCCTTGTTACCTTGCCTGAGTAGCCACTTATTAATTTCTGGTGTTTCAATTAGTGAGAGAACATTATCAGTTTTCATATGTAGCATAATCATGACTGTACTACGCATCTTATAAATCTACAATTGTGTATTCCAGGTGTCTACTGAGGGAGTAAGATTACATGTCGAGAAAAGTTTTGGTCTGCTGTACAATGGCTATAATCACCACGTAGTTCAGGACGGTCTTGAGCTTTTTAAGTTGAAAACACAGAAAGATGGATCTCTCTGTCCAGAAAGCTTGGAGATCTTGCACTGTACAATTGAAAAATTAAGCAATGGAGCGCTTGATTCTGTGGCTAAGCTTGTGACCCATGGTGGCACTAGTTGCAGGAAAGCCAGGCCTACCTTGCAAAAGATTGTAAAGGACCACCTACCGAAATATTTGGCCAAGTTGGATAGTGAAAATAGCAAGATTTCATTGTCTGAAATTTTAACAAATCCATGCAGCTACCGATCCAGTTCTATCAACATTGCAACACCTGTTTCACCAATGCTTTTGTCATCCATGAAACAAGCTTTAAGTAAGCTGGATGGAAATTCCGAGCAAGCTGTTGTTGCAATGAATAGAAAGCTCAGGGAGAAAGAATGTTTCCCAAAGTTCTTGATTGTTGATAATGTAAGTACCGATAGAGGTTGTCGAGCTCGCCGCAGAAGTGTTATCGTTGACAGGGTGTGGAATAGGTGTCGAAGCATGATATCACAGCTGTATGAAGGCAAGAATCTGCCAAATAGAGTCGCAAAAGCACTGGCAGTGATGAACCTAGATCGGAAACTAACACTAAGGAGTATGGATATTTCACAGACAGAGTTCTTTCCCTTCCCACGTCGAACTGTGTTGTTGCAGAACAATATCCTGAATGCTCTGTGGTCACTTCCAGAACTCCATCGTGATAATCTGAAGTTGCTACGTCCCATCCTGAATCAAAGTTCTAAGGTCCAGTTGGTATCATTCAGAGCAGCTCTGAGGAGGTACTTGACAGAATGCTTGTTTGAATGTGATGATGGTAATTTACCGGTTGAGGCGCAACGAGCCATTTCTTTCATAGACCGGATGTCTCCTAAACATCAGCAGGTTATTCTCAcagaagagagaaaggaagTGGAAGTAGAGGCTGTCTTGGATTTAAGCAGTTGCCTCAGATCTTTGGCACGTGGTGCCACAGAAGAATGTCTGAGTGATGATGAAGTTAGATTAGAGGTTGGCGGTTGTAGCAAAGATAATGATTTTGTACTCACCGATAGCAACTACTTCAATATCCGTTCTCAACAGCTGATGGATGAGGtatattcaaattttatgATCAACACTGCTGGTGCTGGACATTATGATGGCAGTGAAGCTGCCTGTAGTACGAAGGATCCTAAATCGATAAAGGATGATCCAAAGATGGCTGGATGCGCTGACGATCATCTATCTGCGGCATGTGATGACACTGCAATTGTGGCAGACAAACTTATTGGGAAAATTTTGAATAACATGCTGGTTGAAGATAAGGGGGTTGATGAACTTACTAGAAATTATCTTGCACGAGGTTCTATTTCTCAAAATCCTCAAGGTACATTGTGACCACCGGTAAAGCTTTTCTATGTTTTTATGTTTCCAGTGTACAATGCTCTTCTATGGTAACAAAATGTTTTTTGGCCGTAGTTGTTGAAGCGAAGAACCAAAAAGACATTGTGTTGTATGCTATCCAGAGTGTCTTACCTAATCTGCCGGAAAGGTTTTTCTGCTTGCTTCATTGTTTCTCTTCCTCCATTTTGCACATGAACGATCTGATAGTATGTTGCCTTGTATGTAGCTCCTTGGACAAGGTTAGGAGGATAATTGATGGTGCTGACAAGTGAGGAGATCTGCTAGGTGCTGGCACAGTGTATCGGCTTCATGACTTGTATGTTTTCATTTACATCTTCGAGTTACGTGATAGGAGTTTTTGCTTCTGGATAGTGCAATGATAATTGAAGCCAACGTATCATTGATTTCATCAGATGGAATAGTACTGTTTAGATTTGACAAAATGGCACGCTTTAGATTGGCTTTGACAAGATACCACGCTTTCTTTATCTAAGAATTTCTTTACCACTTCAATTTGTTAAGGTTTGGTGAGCTTCCAAACTATTTAACTCTGATGCCGTATGTAGTCCCAATCGATCTTGCTTTTGCCTTGTCGGCTTCCATTCGGTCATGTGACGATGAATAAACTGCAACAATATGGCAGGACCAGATTCCCAGTTTGAATTCTGATGATCTGTCCATGGTTTTTCTCCTTGGTTTGTTTTGCGTGTGCATTCTGGAGTACAATCTTGTTTTCCAAAAACCCAAATGATCTTCCTAAAACATGCTAGTTATAGTAATATTCATACGTCaattccattttctttttgtgcaaTTTGTTTTGTCTACCCTGCAGGGATACTTATCCTGATATTACTTCATTAATAATAGAATTTTAGTTCACTCATGTGTACAATAGTAAATGGTACTCACTGACAAATTAGTAGACCTTTGAGCATATCAATCATGTGCTACTTGTAGTTGTGATAGTCATTGATGGGCTCACGAGATATGAATTTGTTGAGGCTATATCTAGTCATCTATTGTAGTCTATTGGGGGCATATCTGTGTTGATTAATTCTAGTCTGAGCAGCATTGTATATGACGTCCTTTTGTGAGCTTCCAGTGGGGGTTAGGAAAAGAATAG
The Brachypodium distachyon strain Bd21 chromosome 2, Brachypodium_distachyon_v3.0, whole genome shotgun sequence genome window above contains:
- the LOC100833072 gene encoding 50S ribosomal protein HLP, mitochondrial isoform X4, with amino-acid sequence MAAFLRSKCSSVGRTLMGSLGNNLYEGVNSSVESVTRPAHCDAISQQIRTFIQMRTNLKVVDNSGAKRVMCIQSLRGKKGARLGDMIIGSVKEAQPRGKVKKGEVVYGVVVRAAMKKGRNDGSEIQFDDNAIVLVNNKGYGFFLL
- the LOC100833072 gene encoding 50S ribosomal protein HLP, mitochondrial isoform X2 — protein: MAAFLRSKCSSVGRTLMGSLGNNLYEGVNSSVESVTRPAHCDAISQQIRTFIQMRTNLKVVDNSGAKRVMCIQSLRGKKGARLGDMIIGSVKEAQPRGKVKKGEVVYGVVVRAAMKKGRNDGSEIQFDDNAIVLVNNKGELIGTRVFGPVPHELRKKKHLKILALAEHIV
- the LOC100833072 gene encoding 50S ribosomal protein HLP, mitochondrial isoform X3, producing the protein MITWEPVSIGRTLMGSLGNNLYEGVNSSVESVTRPAHCDAISQQIRTFIQMRTNLKVVDNSGAKRVMCIQSLRGKKGARLGDMIIGSVKEAQPRGKVKKGEVVYGVVVRAAMKKGRNDGSEIQFDDNAIVLVNNKGELIGTRVFGPVPHELRKKKHLKILALAEHIV
- the LOC104582492 gene encoding disease resistance protein RGA2; translation: MAAILESLLGSCAKKLQEILTDEAILILGVEEELAEVLRRVELIQCCIADAEKRRTKDLAVNSWLGQLRDVIYDVDELLDVARCKGSKLLPDHTSSSSSKSAACKGLSVSSCFCNIRPRRDVAVRIRSLNKKIENISKDKIFLTFSNSTQPTGNGPTSKLIRSSNLIEPNLVGKEIRHSNRKLVNLVLANKENMSYKLAIVGTGGVGKTTLAQKIYNDQKIIGSFNIRAFVCVSQDYNEVSLLKEVLRNIGVHHEQGETIGELQRKLAGTIEGKSFFLILDDVWQSNVWTDLLRTPLHATTAGVILVTTRDDQIAMRIGVEDIHRVDLMSVEVGWELLWKSMNIDDEKEVQHLRNIGNEIVRKCGRLPLAIKVNASALTCRDLTENEWKRFLGKYSQSILSDETEAALYLSYDELPHHLKQCFLYCALYTEDSIIELRIVTKLWIAEGFVVEQQGQVLEDIAEEYYYELIHRNLLQPCDTCYNQAQCTMHDLLRHLACNISREECFIGDVETLSGASMSKLRRVTAVTKKEMLVLPSMDKVEVKVRTFLTVRGPWRLEDTLFKRFLLLRVLVLNYSLVQSIPDYIGKLIHLRLLNLDYTAISCVPKSIGFLKNLQVLSLRFCKDLHSLPLTMTQLCNLRSLWLLRTAISKVPKGIGKLMFLNEIVAFPVGGGSDNADVQDGWKLDELSSVSQIRYLHLVKLERAAHCSPNTVLTDKKHLKSLILEWTELGEGSYSENDVSNTENVLEQLRPPGNLENLWIHGFFGRRYPTWFGTTCLSSLMHLDLEDLRSCVDLPPLGRLPNLKFLRIEGLYAVTKVGPEFVGCRKGDSACNEFVAFPKLECLVIADMPNWEDWSFLGEDESADAERGEDGAAEICKEDAQSARLQLLPRLVKLQLFYCPKLSALPRQLGEDTASLRQLTLIGANNLKAVEDFPLLSEFLCIEDCEGLERVSNLPLVSELYVLGCRNLRFVDGLGSLQRLGLAEDMQEVSSRWLPELQNQHQQLHDGEDLDVFTYTFGGQ
- the LOC100830511 gene encoding probable ribosome biogenesis protein RLP24; the protein is MRLEKCWFCSSTVYPGHGIQFVRNDAKVFRFCRSKCHKNFKMKRNPRKVKWTKAYRRLRGKDMTQDSTFEFERKRNRPERYDRNVTEQTLKAIPLITKIRHERQKTHITDRQKQGKSKQRQKDAKEVEQDIGMLPKKLQETKLKVEVSQQQTEDNLMEE
- the LOC100833072 gene encoding glycine-rich cell wall structural protein 1.0 isoform X1; translation: MEVEVSSPRARRLRSVGRSSNIESGGVGGGSPGSSRAGTEYTSLRDMLAEGGGGAGEHHHGHGSHGGSGGGRAGSCWRDYEAFDASNIGIRNQLLKHAASAYLQSAVVVAAAGPGGGGGASEGGWGICCLDRLLWQYIGCGGGGRRGRGRVLMRACSLQGCVHDSTELCAAFVARVAAFFTRMWT